A genome region from Frankineae bacterium MT45 includes the following:
- a CDS encoding branched-chain amino acid transport system permease protein — protein MTTASVNPESAVKDAELVAAEQSAAPIKEGKRSFPHVAKRGSRIHLALIGIGIVAAVSVVAWGSSFGQFNQGQFTRVMIYAIAIAGLNVATGYTGLVSVGHSAFFGLGAYTTGILIVKGGWSPESTFPVALLVCFVAGLVVGLPALRIRGLYLAIVTLAFGVAFPELVARFASLTGGASGLTIRRRMLAPPSWTGYTLGQKGHWLYWLTVGILIIVMLVVHNLVRGSRFGLAMQAARDHEIAASASGVNLAAVKTLSFGVSGALTGLGGSLFAMYLGSLAANDSFTLLNAIALLTGLVIGGESTRFGPILGGLAVVYIPYYTSSIGQGQSAGVFFGVTLIVLVFVAPEGLTGWFIRIARKVLVIVPATPRPLPRAGEKTREEVTP, from the coding sequence GTGACAACCGCATCGGTGAATCCGGAGAGTGCAGTGAAGGACGCTGAACTAGTGGCCGCGGAGCAGTCCGCAGCGCCGATCAAGGAGGGGAAGCGCAGCTTCCCCCACGTCGCCAAGCGCGGCTCGCGCATCCACCTGGCACTCATCGGGATCGGCATCGTCGCCGCCGTCTCGGTGGTCGCTTGGGGCAGCAGCTTCGGACAGTTCAACCAGGGCCAGTTCACCCGGGTCATGATCTATGCGATCGCAATCGCCGGCCTGAACGTGGCCACCGGCTACACCGGACTGGTCTCGGTCGGGCACTCGGCCTTCTTCGGACTAGGCGCCTACACAACCGGAATCCTGATCGTGAAGGGTGGTTGGAGCCCTGAGTCGACCTTCCCGGTCGCGCTGCTGGTCTGCTTCGTGGCCGGGCTCGTCGTCGGCCTACCGGCGCTGCGAATCCGCGGCCTCTACCTGGCCATCGTCACCCTGGCCTTCGGTGTCGCCTTCCCGGAACTGGTCGCGCGGTTCGCCAGCCTCACCGGCGGCGCCTCCGGCTTGACGATCCGCCGCCGGATGCTGGCCCCGCCAAGCTGGACCGGTTACACCCTCGGCCAGAAGGGTCACTGGCTCTACTGGCTCACCGTAGGAATCCTCATCATCGTCATGCTGGTCGTGCACAACCTGGTCCGGGGCAGCCGCTTCGGCCTGGCCATGCAGGCGGCCCGCGACCACGAGATCGCAGCCTCGGCATCCGGTGTGAACCTGGCCGCGGTGAAGACGCTCTCCTTCGGCGTCTCGGGTGCCCTCACCGGCCTCGGCGGGAGCCTCTTCGCGATGTACCTGGGGAGCCTGGCCGCCAATGATTCATTCACCCTTCTCAACGCCATCGCCCTCCTCACCGGCCTGGTGATCGGCGGCGAGTCGACGCGCTTCGGCCCGATCCTGGGCGGACTGGCCGTCGTCTACATCCCCTACTACACGTCCTCCATCGGCCAGGGTCAGTCGGCCGGAGTCTTCTTCGGTGTCACCCTGATCGTCCTCGTCTTCGTTGCCCCCGAGGGCCTCACCGGATGGTTCATCCGGATCGCCCGCAAAGTACTGGTGATCGTTCCCGCCACGCCGCGTCCACTGCCTCGGGCTGGAGAGAAAACGCGTGAAGAGGTGACGCCCTAG
- a CDS encoding ABC-type branched-chain amino acid transport system, substrate-binding protein, which produces MLVGSVAVSLVLSSCSSSSKDASSTSSAPTGSAAAAAFKVDTSQCDDPASATKKITDTWKIGYSAPLSGPIAGVASFALDGFKARIAAQNAAGGINGVKIDVNYKDDQYTPDKAKANTTEFIQSDHVDSLATFGSGPVGAIADDQNAACVPLLYPSSSVQQYRDISQYPWTVQFLPAGEAEARYDVNYILSKYPNGAKVGIAENQNASGVGEYNAFVDAAKGTKVTVAVVADQTDPNAAATKIAAAKPEVVYNAGITTDCGPLVIAMARIGFKPSGFTMNPDNCADSTAYIAAGEAADGNVIPSYLKSVTDPTLSSDAGVQAYLSQVTGADKDNTITIAGWTEADLTINTLLQASKMPGGLSHVTAIQAARDQDYASPMLGTGITWQSTPTALVGFSGFQTLVWSASEKAFKKDGPVVSVAAK; this is translated from the coding sequence ATGCTCGTCGGGTCGGTCGCCGTATCGCTGGTTCTCTCGAGCTGTTCCTCCAGCAGCAAGGACGCCAGTTCGACCTCCTCGGCGCCCACTGGCTCCGCGGCCGCAGCCGCCTTCAAGGTCGACACCTCACAGTGTGACGACCCGGCGTCGGCCACCAAGAAGATCACCGACACCTGGAAGATCGGCTACAGCGCACCGCTGTCCGGCCCGATCGCCGGTGTCGCCAGCTTCGCCCTCGACGGGTTCAAGGCTCGCATCGCGGCACAGAACGCAGCCGGCGGCATCAACGGAGTGAAGATCGACGTCAACTACAAGGACGACCAGTACACCCCGGACAAGGCCAAGGCCAACACCACCGAATTCATCCAGAGCGACCACGTCGACTCCCTCGCCACCTTCGGCAGCGGACCGGTCGGTGCCATCGCCGACGACCAGAACGCGGCCTGTGTTCCGCTGCTCTACCCGAGCTCGTCGGTGCAGCAGTACCGCGACATCAGCCAGTACCCGTGGACGGTCCAGTTCCTGCCGGCCGGTGAGGCCGAGGCCCGCTACGACGTCAACTACATCCTCTCGAAGTACCCGAACGGCGCCAAGGTCGGCATCGCCGAGAACCAGAACGCCTCCGGTGTAGGCGAGTACAACGCCTTCGTCGACGCCGCCAAGGGCACCAAGGTGACGGTGGCCGTGGTCGCCGACCAGACCGACCCGAACGCCGCCGCGACGAAGATCGCCGCCGCCAAGCCCGAGGTGGTCTACAACGCCGGCATCACGACCGACTGTGGACCGCTGGTCATCGCGATGGCCCGCATCGGCTTCAAGCCGTCGGGCTTCACGATGAACCCGGACAACTGCGCCGACTCGACGGCCTACATCGCCGCCGGTGAGGCCGCTGACGGCAACGTGATCCCGTCCTACCTCAAGAGCGTCACCGACCCGACGCTCAGCAGCGACGCCGGAGTGCAGGCCTACCTCTCGCAGGTCACCGGCGCCGACAAGGACAACACCATCACCATCGCCGGCTGGACCGAGGCCGACCTGACCATCAACACCCTGCTGCAGGCGTCGAAGATGCCGGGTGGACTCAGTCACGTGACGGCGATCCAGGCCGCCCGTGACCAGGACTACGCGTCGCCGATGCTCGGCACCGGAATCACCTGGCAGAGCACCCCGACCGCGCTCGTCGGCTTCAGCGGATTCCAGACCCTGGTCTGGAGTGCCTCCGAGAAGGCCTTCAAGAAGGACGGACCGGTCGTCAGCGTCGCGGCCAAGTAG